The following proteins are co-located in the Gorilla gorilla gorilla isolate KB3781 chromosome 7, NHGRI_mGorGor1-v2.1_pri, whole genome shotgun sequence genome:
- the ELOC gene encoding elongin-C isoform X1 encodes MDGEEKTYGGCEGPDAMYVKLISSDGHEFIVKREHALTSGTIKAMLSGPGQFAENETNEVNFREIPSHVLSKVCMYFTYKVRYTNSSTEIPEFPIAPEIALELLMAANFLDC; translated from the exons ATGG ATGGAGAGGAGAAAACCTATGGTGGCTGTGAAGGCCCTGATGCCATGTATGTCAAATTGATATCATCTGATGGCCATGAATTTATTGTAAAAAGAGAACATGCATTAACATCAGGCACGATAAAAGCCATGTTGAGTGGCCCAG gtcagtttgctgagaacgaaACCAATGAGGTCAATTTTAGAGAGATACCTTCACATGTGCTATCGAAAGTATGCATGTATTTTACGTACAAGGTTCGCTACACTAACAGCTCCACCGAGATTCCTGAATTCCCAATTGCACCTGAAATTGCACTGGAACTGCTGATGGCTGCGAACTTCCTagattgttaa
- the ELOC gene encoding elongin-C isoform X2, whose translation MYVKLISSDGHEFIVKREHALTSGTIKAMLSGPGQFAENETNEVNFREIPSHVLSKVCMYFTYKVRYTNSSTEIPEFPIAPEIALELLMAANFLDC comes from the exons ATGTATGTCAAATTGATATCATCTGATGGCCATGAATTTATTGTAAAAAGAGAACATGCATTAACATCAGGCACGATAAAAGCCATGTTGAGTGGCCCAG gtcagtttgctgagaacgaaACCAATGAGGTCAATTTTAGAGAGATACCTTCACATGTGCTATCGAAAGTATGCATGTATTTTACGTACAAGGTTCGCTACACTAACAGCTCCACCGAGATTCCTGAATTCCCAATTGCACCTGAAATTGCACTGGAACTGCTGATGGCTGCGAACTTCCTagattgttaa